Proteins encoded within one genomic window of Synechococcus sp. PCC 7335:
- a CDS encoding TrkH family potassium uptake protein: MTVPRTICFGFLVLIAVGTLLLLLPFSTASGEWNSPLVALFTATSAVCVTGLIVVDTGSYFSTFGQGVVLMLIQLGGLGYMTATTLLLLLIGRRLCLKDKLAIQQAMDTSELSNVKALLVSIIAMTAIFELTGAFCLLPTFLEDFSPGQSLWLAIFHSISAFNNAGFSLFSDSLVRYAEVAWPMVVISVLIVMGGIGYQVIMEGFMWLRSRLSGRKTHTVFSLHFKIVTSTTLALLALGTLAFFLIEFDNPATLANKSFSSKLLLAGFQSVVMRTAGFNSIDIGSMETSALFVAIALMFVGASPGSTGGGIKTTTVRILVVSTKAALRGKEEVNCYQRQIPLVRVLKALAVVVASVISVVIITTCLSLSDPNLRFIDLLFETVSAFATVGVSTAATGDLSIGGQLFIICTMYIGRVGILLLMSALLGDPSPSAIHFPEEDLLTG; this comes from the coding sequence ATGACCGTCCCTAGAACGATCTGCTTTGGTTTTTTAGTGCTGATTGCAGTAGGTACTTTGTTGCTACTGCTGCCATTTTCGACGGCTAGTGGGGAGTGGAATAGTCCGCTCGTGGCTTTGTTCACCGCCACCTCAGCAGTCTGCGTGACTGGGTTAATCGTGGTAGATACAGGCAGCTATTTTTCTACGTTTGGTCAAGGGGTGGTGCTGATGCTGATTCAGCTAGGCGGACTAGGCTATATGACAGCAACCACGCTGCTATTGCTGCTGATTGGACGGCGGCTATGTTTGAAAGACAAGCTAGCAATCCAACAGGCCATGGATACGTCTGAGCTATCGAACGTGAAGGCGCTGCTGGTTTCGATTATTGCAATGACAGCGATTTTTGAGCTAACTGGCGCATTTTGTTTACTGCCAACGTTTCTAGAGGACTTTAGCCCTGGTCAGTCGCTATGGCTAGCGATATTTCACAGCATTAGCGCCTTCAATAACGCAGGATTTAGTTTGTTCTCAGATAGTCTAGTGCGGTATGCCGAGGTGGCATGGCCGATGGTGGTGATTTCGGTGCTAATCGTCATGGGCGGCATCGGTTACCAAGTAATTATGGAGGGATTCATGTGGTTGCGATCGCGTCTTAGTGGACGTAAGACACATACCGTTTTTTCCCTACACTTCAAGATTGTAACGAGTACAACGCTGGCGCTTCTAGCACTAGGAACGTTGGCTTTCTTCTTGATTGAATTTGACAACCCAGCGACGCTCGCAAACAAAAGCTTCAGCTCAAAACTACTGTTAGCCGGGTTCCAATCTGTCGTGATGCGAACGGCGGGATTTAACTCAATTGATATCGGCTCGATGGAAACCAGCGCTCTGTTCGTGGCGATCGCGCTGATGTTTGTCGGTGCTAGTCCTGGCAGCACAGGCGGCGGTATCAAAACAACGACCGTCCGCATTTTGGTGGTTAGCACTAAAGCCGCGCTGCGAGGCAAAGAGGAAGTGAACTGCTACCAGCGGCAAATTCCGTTAGTCAGAGTGCTCAAAGCACTTGCTGTGGTGGTTGCCTCAGTGATCAGCGTGGTGATCATCACCACCTGTCTGTCCCTTAGCGATCCCAATTTGAGGTTCATCGACCTCCTGTTTGAGACGGTGTCTGCCTTTGCCACGGTGGGTGTTTCGACCGCCGCTACTGGCGATCTATCCATAGGCGGACAGCTATTTATCATCTGCACGATGTATATCGGACGAGTAGGCATTTTGCTATTGATGTCGGCGCTGCTAGGTGATCCGAGTCCTAGCGCTATCCATTTTCCAGAGGAAGATCTGCTCACAGGCTAA